In one Mesorhizobium australicum genomic region, the following are encoded:
- a CDS encoding endonuclease domain-containing protein, translated as MTHIPVPHPNRQFARKMRRDMTPAELKLWNEIRAHRLMGLSFKRPMPIAGKIADFACPAKRLIIEIDGAQHAEAGHVQADRRSDTRLGLLGWTVLRFWNDDVLRDIDGVCQHIVTAAGLAAEDAARYARSSAATPEEHRP; from the coding sequence ATGACACATATCCCCGTACCCCACCCCAACCGCCAATTCGCCAGGAAGATGCGCCGTGACATGACGCCGGCGGAACTGAAACTCTGGAATGAAATCCGCGCACATCGGCTGATGGGTTTGTCCTTCAAGCGCCCGATGCCTATTGCCGGCAAGATTGCCGATTTCGCATGTCCGGCGAAACGACTGATCATCGAAATCGACGGCGCCCAGCATGCCGAAGCTGGGCATGTTCAGGCTGACCGCAGAAGCGACACACGTCTTGGCTTGCTCGGCTGGACCGTCCTCCGCTTCTGGAACGACGACGTGCTGCGCGACATCGACGGTGTGTGCCAGCACATTGTCACCGCGGCCGGCCTCGCCGCGGAGGACGCCGCGCGCTACGCTCGCTCGTCCGCAGCCACCCCGGAGGAGCATCGCCCATGA
- a CDS encoding VOC family protein, with amino-acid sequence MIDHTGIPVSNPDKAKTFYDAAMGAIGAKLLMTVPKEFTGGKWVAGYGRAKPDFWLTESDAIGPGRHYAFTASSRAEVDAFYAAAMRAGGRDNGAPGIRAHYHPDYYGAFVLDPDGNNVEAVCHRPE; translated from the coding sequence ATGATCGACCACACCGGCATTCCCGTCTCCAATCCCGACAAGGCAAAAACCTTCTACGACGCGGCGATGGGCGCCATCGGCGCGAAGCTTTTGATGACCGTGCCGAAGGAGTTCACCGGCGGCAAATGGGTCGCCGGCTACGGCCGCGCGAAGCCTGATTTCTGGCTGACCGAGTCCGATGCGATCGGCCCCGGCCGCCACTACGCCTTCACGGCGTCCTCCCGCGCCGAGGTCGACGCCTTCTACGCGGCGGCGATGAGAGCCGGCGGCCGCGACAACGGCGCGCCGGGCATCCGCGCCCACTATCATCCCGACTATTACGGCGCCTTTGTTCTCGATCCCGACGGCAACAATGTCGAAGCCGTCTGCCACAGGCCGGAGTGA
- a CDS encoding GFA family protein, with the protein MSLDNRPVYSGGCQCGAVRFRVEGALGDASVCHCRMCQKASGNFYLPLVSVRHAKLEWTRGERKRFQSSNYAWRGFCGDCGTPLTYEAPDGVALAIAAFDDPSTIRPIIQWGVEAKLPYVDEVPDLPEEETMADIADAPFLADLVSYQHPDYDTDQWPAEDKP; encoded by the coding sequence ATGAGCCTCGACAACCGTCCCGTCTACTCCGGCGGCTGCCAGTGCGGCGCGGTGCGCTTTCGCGTCGAGGGCGCGCTCGGCGATGCGTCCGTCTGCCATTGCCGCATGTGCCAGAAGGCGTCGGGCAATTTCTACCTGCCGCTGGTCTCGGTGCGGCATGCGAAGCTCGAATGGACTCGCGGCGAGCGCAAGCGCTTCCAGTCCTCAAACTATGCCTGGCGCGGCTTCTGCGGCGACTGCGGCACGCCGCTGACCTATGAGGCGCCGGACGGGGTGGCGCTTGCGATCGCCGCGTTCGACGACCCGTCGACCATTCGCCCCATCATCCAATGGGGCGTCGAGGCCAAGCTGCCCTATGTCGACGAGGTGCCTGATCTGCCCGAGGAGGAGACGATGGCGGACATCGCCGACGCGCCCTTTCTCGCCGATCTCGTCTCCTACCAGCATCCGGACTACGATACGGACCAATGGCCAGCGGAGGACAAGCCATGA
- a CDS encoding GFA family protein produces MTETIRTGGCQCGAVRFRIHGALGRPSICHCRMCQKAFGSFFGPLVTVPNDGVEWTRNEPAYFQSSVNISRGFCQRCGTPLTYRHPEGLEIAIGAFDDRSDLKPLIQVHTGSALPWVTEIFDAPKRSADGDSANREEGMISFQHPDHDTDNWPVEGLRL; encoded by the coding sequence ATGACGGAGACCATCAGGACGGGCGGCTGCCAGTGCGGCGCGGTCCGCTTCCGCATCCACGGCGCGCTCGGCCGCCCCTCGATCTGCCATTGCCGCATGTGCCAGAAGGCGTTCGGCTCCTTCTTCGGCCCGCTGGTGACGGTGCCGAACGACGGCGTCGAATGGACCCGCAACGAGCCGGCCTATTTCCAGTCGTCGGTCAACATCTCGCGCGGCTTCTGCCAGCGTTGCGGCACGCCGCTCACCTATCGCCACCCGGAAGGCCTGGAGATCGCCATCGGTGCCTTCGACGACCGCTCCGACCTGAAGCCGCTGATCCAGGTCCACACCGGCTCGGCCCTTCCCTGGGTGACGGAGATATTCGACGCGCCGAAGCGCTCGGCCGACGGCGACTCCGCCAACCGCGAGGAAGGAATGATCTCCTTCCAGCACCCCGACCACGACACCGACAACTGGCCGGTCGAAGGACTTCGCCTGTGA
- the cimA gene encoding citramalate synthase — translation MTRERLYLFDTTLRDGQQTPGIDFSVEDKVAIARMLDEFGMAYVEGGYPGANPTDTAFFEKKRTHRATFVAFGMTKRAGVSASNDPGLAALLQAKSDAICFVAKSWDYHVRVALGCTNEENLESIADSVKAAVSAGREAMVDCEHFFDGFKANPDYALACAKTAFEAGARWVVLCDTNGGTQPSEVREIVSKVIAAGIPGRNLGIHAHDDTGQAVANSLAAVEAGARQIQGTLNGIGERCGNANLVTLIPTLMLKPAYAQRFDTGIPAASLAGISRLSRNFDELLNRAPEPQAPYVGSSAFATKAGIHASALVKEPATYEHVPPESVGNRRRVMVSDQGGKSNFIAELKRRGIEVGKSDRRLDTLISLVKEREAMGYAYEGADASFELLARRTLGSVPEFFRVESFRCMVERRYDAKGSIKTVSEAIVKIQIDGEERMSVAEGHGPVNALDIALRKDLGRFQNEIADMTLVDFKVRILNGGTEAITRVLIESHDSTGARWWTVGVSDNIIDASFQALMDSIVYKLMKNREMAGLVAAE, via the coding sequence ATGACCCGCGAACGCCTCTACCTCTTCGACACCACCCTTCGCGATGGCCAGCAGACGCCGGGCATCGACTTCTCCGTCGAGGACAAGGTCGCGATCGCTAGGATGCTGGACGAGTTCGGCATGGCCTATGTCGAGGGCGGCTATCCGGGGGCGAACCCGACCGACACTGCCTTCTTCGAGAAAAAGCGCACGCACCGCGCAACCTTCGTCGCCTTCGGCATGACCAAGCGCGCCGGCGTCTCGGCCTCCAACGATCCGGGGCTGGCGGCCCTCTTGCAGGCGAAGTCCGATGCGATCTGCTTCGTCGCCAAGAGCTGGGACTATCACGTCCGCGTCGCGCTCGGCTGCACCAACGAGGAGAATCTCGAATCGATCGCGGACTCGGTCAAGGCCGCGGTCTCCGCCGGTCGCGAGGCGATGGTCGACTGCGAGCATTTCTTCGACGGCTTCAAGGCGAACCCGGACTATGCGCTCGCCTGCGCGAAGACCGCCTTCGAGGCCGGCGCCCGCTGGGTGGTGCTGTGCGACACCAATGGCGGCACGCAGCCGTCGGAGGTGCGCGAGATCGTTAGCAAGGTCATCGCGGCCGGCATCCCGGGCCGCAACCTCGGCATCCACGCGCACGACGACACGGGCCAGGCAGTGGCGAATTCGCTGGCCGCCGTCGAGGCCGGCGCGCGTCAGATCCAGGGCACGCTGAACGGCATCGGCGAGCGCTGCGGCAACGCCAATCTCGTCACCCTGATCCCGACGCTGATGCTCAAGCCCGCTTATGCGCAGCGCTTCGACACCGGCATCCCGGCCGCGTCCCTTGCCGGCATCTCGCGCCTGTCGCGCAATTTCGACGAGTTGCTCAACCGCGCGCCCGAGCCGCAGGCCCCCTATGTCGGCTCCTCTGCCTTCGCCACCAAGGCCGGCATCCACGCCTCGGCGCTGGTGAAGGAGCCGGCGACCTACGAACACGTGCCGCCCGAATCCGTCGGCAACCGCCGCCGCGTCATGGTGTCGGACCAGGGCGGCAAGTCGAACTTCATCGCTGAGCTCAAGCGCCGCGGCATAGAGGTGGGCAAATCCGACCGCCGTCTCGACACGCTGATTTCGCTGGTCAAGGAGCGCGAGGCGATGGGCTATGCCTATGAGGGCGCCGATGCCTCGTTCGAGCTGCTCGCGCGCCGAACGCTCGGCTCCGTGCCGGAGTTCTTCCGCGTCGAGAGCTTCCGCTGCATGGTCGAGCGCCGCTACGACGCCAAGGGCAGCATCAAGACCGTCTCGGAAGCCATTGTGAAGATTCAGATCGACGGCGAGGAGCGTATGTCGGTGGCGGAGGGCCACGGCCCGGTCAACGCGCTCGACATCGCGCTGCGCAAGGATCTCGGCCGCTTCCAGAACGAGATCGCCGACATGACGCTGGTCGACTTCAAGGTGCGTATCCTCAATGGCGGCACCGAGGCCATCACCCGCGTCCTGATCGAAAGCCACGATTCCACCGGCGCCCGCTGGTGGACGGTCGGCGTCTCCGACAACATCATCGACGCTTCGTTCCAGGCGCTGATGGATTCGATCGTCTACAAGCTGATGAAGAACCGCGAGATGGCGGGGCTGGTGGCGGCGGAGTGA
- a CDS encoding MarR family winged helix-turn-helix transcriptional regulator, with the protein MSIDPCHCMVLRKAARRVSARYDEALAPLGVNIAQFSLLRHIRRMAPVSLTDLAARVELDRSTVGRNAKVLERMGLVASSAGEDQREAVLSVTEAGRTVLRDGAPLWDGVQDDIEARLGEGKLEQLHHLLAAL; encoded by the coding sequence ATGTCCATCGACCCCTGCCACTGCATGGTCCTGCGCAAGGCGGCGCGGCGTGTTTCGGCGCGCTACGATGAGGCGCTGGCGCCGCTGGGCGTCAACATCGCGCAGTTCAGCCTGTTGCGGCACATCCGGCGGATGGCGCCGGTGTCGCTGACGGATCTTGCGGCCCGGGTCGAGCTCGATCGCTCGACGGTCGGGCGCAACGCCAAGGTGCTCGAGCGGATGGGGCTTGTCGCGAGCTCGGCCGGCGAGGACCAGCGTGAAGCCGTGCTCTCGGTGACCGAGGCCGGCAGGACGGTGCTGCGCGACGGCGCGCCGTTGTGGGATGGCGTGCAGGACGACATCGAGGCGCGGTTGGGGGAGGGGAAGCTCGAACAGCTGCACCACCTGCTTGCCGCCCTCTGA